A single window of Brevundimonas naejangsanensis DNA harbors:
- a CDS encoding YbdD/YjiX family protein has protein sequence MLRPPASFTPGGADLFCACRDTLVRWGKDARRTAGLMIGQPDYDAYVAHAKATHPDQAPLDRTAFFRLHEARRFGEGGGFRCC, from the coding sequence GTGCTTAGGCCGCCTGCTTCCTTCACCCCCGGCGGCGCGGACCTGTTCTGCGCCTGCCGCGACACCCTGGTGCGGTGGGGCAAGGACGCCCGCCGCACCGCCGGGCTGATGATCGGCCAGCCGGACTACGACGCCTATGTCGCCCATGCGAAGGCGACCCATCCGGATCAGGCGCCGCTGGACCGCACCGCCTTCTTCCGCCTGCACGAAGCGCGACGGTTCGGCGAAGGCGGCGGCTTCCGCTGCTGCTGA
- a CDS encoding carbon starvation CstA family protein, whose translation MGKLRTALIFGAIAILGAVALAVIALHQGESISAVWIVVAALCVYAIAYRFYARYLAGKVLGLNARRPTPAVRHNDGLDYVPTPRNVLFGHHFAAIAGAGPLVGPVLAAQMGYLPGVLWILVGAVLAGAVQDMIVLFMSTRRDGRSLGDMVRTEMGPIPGVIAQVGVLMIMVIILAVLALVVVKALAESPWGTFTVAATIPIAVFMGLYTRYLRPGRVGEVSVIGVVLLVLAIIGGGHIAADPFWGPAFTLSGTTLALAMMAYGFIASVIPVWLLLAPRDYLSTFLKIGAIVALAIGILIVRPHIQMPAITPFIDGSGPVFSGALFPFLFITIACGAVSGFHALISSGTTPKLLENENQIPLIGYGAMLCESFVAIMALIAATVLDPAVYFAMNSPVAVIGDNAASAAAAVAQWGFHITPAELEQLAKDVGEHSILSRAGGAPTLAVGMAHILSGVIGGKAMMAFWYHFAILFEALFILTTVDAGTRVCRFMIQDLLGMAVPKMRQTQSWTGNVVATALTVGLWGYFLYTGVVDPLGGINSLWPLFGIANQMLAAVALILGTVVLFKMKRHRFAWATAVPAVWLLICTVTAGLQKLFHPDVKIGFLAHARKYQDAMAAGEILAPAKTIGDMHRVIVNDYVNSALTAGFLFVVLTVVVYGVGACLKALKSGQPTVVETPAAHELTLADEAMDIARA comes from the coding sequence ATGGGCAAGCTCAGGACCGCGCTGATTTTCGGCGCCATCGCCATTCTGGGGGCCGTCGCCCTCGCCGTCATCGCCCTGCACCAGGGCGAAAGCATCAGCGCCGTCTGGATCGTCGTGGCGGCGCTGTGCGTCTACGCCATCGCCTACCGTTTCTACGCCCGCTATCTGGCCGGAAAGGTGCTGGGGCTGAACGCGCGCAGACCAACGCCCGCCGTCAGACATAACGACGGCCTCGACTATGTGCCGACGCCGCGCAACGTCCTGTTCGGCCACCACTTCGCGGCCATCGCGGGCGCGGGCCCCCTGGTGGGGCCGGTGCTGGCGGCGCAGATGGGCTATCTGCCCGGCGTCCTGTGGATCCTGGTCGGCGCCGTGCTGGCGGGCGCGGTGCAGGACATGATCGTCCTGTTCATGTCGACCCGCCGCGACGGCCGGTCGCTGGGCGACATGGTCCGCACCGAGATGGGGCCCATCCCCGGCGTCATCGCCCAGGTCGGGGTGCTGATGATCATGGTCATCATCCTGGCCGTGCTGGCGCTGGTGGTGGTCAAGGCCCTGGCCGAGAGCCCGTGGGGAACGTTCACCGTCGCCGCCACCATTCCCATCGCCGTCTTCATGGGCCTGTACACGCGCTATCTGCGGCCCGGCCGCGTGGGCGAGGTGTCGGTCATCGGCGTGGTGCTGCTGGTCCTGGCCATCATCGGCGGCGGCCATATCGCCGCGGATCCGTTCTGGGGCCCCGCCTTCACCCTGTCGGGCACGACCCTGGCCCTGGCCATGATGGCCTACGGCTTCATCGCCTCGGTCATTCCGGTGTGGCTGCTGCTGGCGCCGCGCGACTACCTGTCCACCTTCCTGAAGATCGGCGCCATCGTCGCCCTGGCCATCGGCATTCTGATCGTGCGCCCGCACATTCAGATGCCGGCCATCACGCCCTTCATCGACGGCAGCGGCCCCGTCTTCTCCGGCGCCCTCTTCCCCTTCCTGTTCATCACCATCGCCTGCGGGGCCGTGTCCGGCTTCCACGCCCTGATCTCGTCCGGCACCACGCCCAAGCTGCTGGAGAATGAGAACCAGATTCCGCTGATCGGCTACGGTGCCATGCTGTGCGAAAGCTTCGTAGCCATCATGGCCCTGATCGCCGCCACCGTGCTGGACCCGGCCGTCTATTTCGCCATGAACAGCCCGGTGGCCGTCATCGGCGACAATGCGGCCTCGGCCGCCGCCGCCGTGGCCCAGTGGGGCTTCCACATCACCCCGGCCGAGCTGGAGCAGCTGGCCAAGGACGTGGGCGAACACTCCATCCTGTCGCGCGCGGGCGGCGCCCCGACGCTGGCCGTGGGCATGGCGCACATCCTGTCGGGCGTCATCGGCGGCAAGGCCATGATGGCCTTCTGGTACCACTTCGCCATCCTGTTCGAGGCCCTGTTCATCCTCACCACGGTCGATGCAGGCACCCGCGTCTGCCGCTTCATGATCCAGGATCTGCTGGGCATGGCCGTGCCGAAGATGCGCCAGACCCAGTCCTGGACCGGCAACGTCGTGGCCACGGCCCTGACGGTCGGGCTGTGGGGCTATTTCCTCTATACCGGCGTGGTCGATCCGCTGGGCGGGATCAACAGCCTGTGGCCCCTGTTCGGCATCGCCAACCAGATGCTGGCGGCGGTCGCCCTGATCCTGGGCACGGTCGTCCTGTTCAAGATGAAACGGCACAGGTTCGCCTGGGCCACGGCGGTTCCGGCGGTCTGGCTGCTGATCTGCACGGTCACGGCAGGGCTGCAGAAGCTGTTCCACCCCGACGTGAAGATCGGCTTCCTGGCCCACGCCCGGAAGTATCAGGACGCCATGGCCGCCGGAGAGATCCTGGCCCCGGCCAAGACCATCGGCGACATGCACCGGGTCATCGTCAACGACTACGTCAACTCGGCGCTGACGGCGGGCTTCCTGTTCGTGGTGCTGACGGTCGTGGTCTATGGCGTCGGAGCCTGTCTCAAGGCGCTGAAGTCCGGGCAACCGACCGTGGTCGAGACCCCGGCCGCGCATGAGCTGACCCTGGCCGACGAAGCCATGGACATCGCCCGTGCTTAG
- the purT gene encoding formate-dependent phosphoribosylglycinamide formyltransferase — protein MIMRIGTPLSDTATRVMLLGSGELGKEVAIELQRLGAEVIAVDRYANAPAMQVAHRSHVIPMTDAQVLNGVILAEAPHIIVPEIEAIATEVLAGIEEAGFARVIPTARATQLTMNREGIRRLAAEELGLPTSPYAFAASAQELAAGAQTVGFPCFVKPVMSSSGKGQSYVEGPEGVADAWAYAEASGRVAGGVVIVEGRIDFDYEITLLTVRSLRDGAIATSFCAPIGHRQQKGDYVESWQPQAMSPGALKAAQDIAAKVTDALGGLGVFGVELFVKGDEVWFSEVSPRPHDTGLVTLATQVMSEFALHARAILGLPVDVTLREPGASAVIYGGIEAQGVVFEGVAEALSVPTADLRLFGKPESYATRRMGVALARGADTAEARARAGEAAGKVRVVAP, from the coding sequence ATGATCATGCGTATCGGCACACCCCTCTCCGACACGGCCACCCGCGTCATGCTGCTCGGCTCGGGCGAACTAGGCAAGGAAGTGGCCATCGAGCTGCAGCGCCTTGGCGCCGAGGTGATCGCGGTCGACCGCTACGCCAACGCCCCGGCCATGCAGGTGGCGCACCGCAGCCACGTCATCCCCATGACCGACGCCCAGGTGCTGAACGGCGTGATCCTGGCCGAGGCGCCGCACATCATCGTGCCCGAGATCGAGGCCATCGCCACCGAAGTGCTGGCCGGCATCGAGGAAGCGGGCTTTGCGCGCGTCATCCCCACCGCGCGGGCGACCCAACTGACCATGAACCGCGAGGGCATCCGCCGTCTGGCCGCCGAGGAACTGGGCCTGCCGACCAGCCCCTACGCCTTCGCCGCCTCGGCGCAGGAACTGGCGGCGGGCGCGCAGACCGTGGGCTTCCCCTGCTTCGTCAAGCCGGTGATGTCGTCCTCGGGCAAGGGCCAGTCCTATGTCGAGGGGCCTGAAGGCGTCGCCGACGCCTGGGCCTACGCCGAAGCCTCGGGCCGGGTCGCGGGCGGCGTCGTCATCGTCGAGGGCCGGATCGACTTCGACTATGAGATCACCCTGCTGACGGTGCGGTCATTGCGGGACGGCGCGATCGCTACGTCCTTCTGCGCCCCCATCGGCCATCGCCAGCAGAAGGGCGACTATGTCGAAAGCTGGCAGCCCCAAGCCATGAGTCCCGGCGCGCTGAAGGCGGCGCAAGACATTGCGGCCAAGGTGACCGACGCGCTGGGCGGCCTGGGCGTCTTCGGCGTCGAACTGTTCGTGAAGGGCGACGAGGTGTGGTTCTCGGAGGTGTCGCCGCGTCCGCATGATACCGGCCTCGTGACGCTGGCCACGCAGGTCATGAGCGAGTTCGCGCTGCACGCCCGCGCCATTCTGGGCCTTCCGGTGGACGTGACCCTGCGCGAGCCGGGCGCCAGCGCCGTCATCTACGGCGGCATCGAGGCGCAAGGCGTGGTGTTCGAGGGCGTGGCCGAGGCCCTGTCGGTCCCGACCGCCGACCTGCGCCTGTTCGGCAAGCCCGAGAGCTATGCGACGCGCCGCATGGGCGTGGCTCTGGCCCGCGGCGCCGATACGGCCGAGGCGCGGGCGCGCGCAGGCGAAGCGGCGGGCAAGGTGCGAGTGGTCGCTCCGTAA